A segment of the Trifolium pratense cultivar HEN17-A07 linkage group LG7, ARS_RC_1.1, whole genome shotgun sequence genome:
AGTTGATATAGTatcatatatgaatataaaaccAAATGAATAATGTCACATATACATGACAAAAGTGACCACTTACTTGATTAAAATTTGCAAttccataaattattttagaatattCTACAATTTCAATTAGGAACTTTGATATAATTTACTCTAAATATTTGGATTAATATTTGCTATGGTAAACAAATAACGTAGTAATCGATTTCGTTCATTAATTTCACATCGGAttgttataatatatatacatcaAAATGATTTTGACCATTCGTTTAAATCGAATGGTTAACAAGTTACAGCAGACAATCTATTTCTCGATAATCTTTTCACACACATTAATAATAATCACCAACAATAACATTACCTAGGAAAGCACTTTAATGAGATAAAGTTTCAGACTTTCAGTACCCAAATATAAgattatcaattatcaataaaaacatttcataaaaaatatacattccAAGTTTCACAAATTAAGTAAACTAAAGCTAAAACTTAAAACCAATGTAAAAATGATTACATGTAGATTCAAATAAGCTGAACTTGAACTTAAGTTACTTTTGCTCCGTGATGGCTTAATTCCTGCTGGATCTTCAGCAAAAGATTTGTCATTTATAGGTCTCAACCCCACACAAGATGCAATTTCCAAGTATGAAGATAAGTTCTTGTTATCATTGATACAAAGTTCATTGTTTCCTCTTACATCTAACCTTTTACCAAGCTTTTCAATAAACTCATTTGAAAAATGCAAAACACCATTCAACTTATTATAGCTTATATTAAGTTGATCTAAGTTTGGTAACAAAGCTagattttttggtacatttccAATGAGACTATTGTTATCTAAGGATAGAGCTGAAAGATTCTTCAACAAAGAGAAATAATTTGGTATGGAACCAAATAATCCACATCTTGAAAAGCTTAATGATTTTAGATTCCAAAGGTTTCCTATAAAATGAGGTATCATAGTTTTGATGGGATTATCATCAATGATTAAATACTCCAAAAGATTCAATCTTTGAAAATTTTCAGGAATTGGGccactaaaaaaattatgacttAAATCAAGCAAGACTAACCTCTTGAGATTTCCAACATTAGAAGGTAATTTTCCATTAAGCTGGTTTGAGCTCAAATccattttttgaagaagttgaaGTTGTCCTATAGAGTAAGGTAAATTCCCTTCAAATTTATTCCAACTTAAGTCCAAAATGGTTAAACTTTTCAACCCTCCAATTTCATTGGGAATTTGACCAATGAAATTATTATAACTTAAATCAAGTTGCTCAAGAAAAGCTAAACTTCCAATCTCTTTAGGAATGCTTCCATTTAAGCTGTTTTGTGATAAGCTCAAGACTCTAAGATTAGTAACAAAACCTAAACTTGAAGGTATTTCTCCATAGAGTTTTGGATTAGATTGTAAAGCAATGTGTTCTAAGGAAGAAAAAGAACCGAACAAAGTTGTTGGTAATGTGACATGTGAAGTAACAAAACAGTTAAAAAGTGAAAGTGTTTTTAGAAAAGTGAGTTTCAAAAGTGATTTTGATAAATAAGCTGATTTTTTACAAGGTGGAGAGAGTACATCAGGACCAATGTGAATCTTTGTGACATGAAAGATTTGTTGTGTATCATTGTTGTCATCAATGCTAACTTCACACTCAATTCCTGGCCATGGTGTATCAGTACAAGGTAAAGGATGTGTTTGTGAAAAATCAGGTTCATCTAAAAGTGCTTCCATCACTTCAAACAATCCTAATAATTCCTTTTCTTCCATCACCATTTCTTGATCATAATCACCTTGTATAACATTTCTTGTaaacaaaagaaacacaaaaaggacaacaaaagacaaaaaagaagacatttttgtttttgagaCAATGTTTGAGGTTGACTAAAACAATAACAACTACAACCTTAAAATCTTAATTgaaaagatttgatttttatgaAGAGAATTGAAAAGGGTAAGATCCACTTTCTTAAATTGTGGTGATGGCAAAGGAGAAGAATGTAAAGTTAATTCTAagcatctaattttttttattgtgtcaGCAATTGAAAGCTgcaaagaaaaaaccaaaactGTGTTTGCCTTTAAGttgataaaaaattgataatgtgATTATGACTGTGAAATTTTGCATGGAAAAAGGT
Coding sequences within it:
- the LOC123899555 gene encoding receptor like protein 29-like, whose translation is MSSFLSFVVLFVFLLFTRNVIQGDYDQEMVMEEKELLGLFEVMEALLDEPDFSQTHPLPCTDTPWPGIECEVSIDDNNDTQQIFHVTKIHIGPDVLSPPCKKSAYLSKSLLKLTFLKTLSLFNCFVTSHVTLPTTLFGSFSSLEHIALQSNPKLYGEIPSSLGFVTNLRVLSLSQNSLNGSIPKEIGSLAFLEQLDLSYNNFIGQIPNEIGGLKSLTILDLSWNKFEGNLPYSIGQLQLLQKMDLSSNQLNGKLPSNVGNLKRLVLLDLSHNFFSGPIPENFQRLNLLEYLIIDDNPIKTMIPHFIGNLWNLKSLSFSRCGLFGSIPNYFSLLKNLSALSLDNNSLIGNVPKNLALLPNLDQLNISYNKLNGVLHFSNEFIEKLGKRLDVRGNNELCINDNKNLSSYLEIASCVGLRPINDKSFAEDPAGIKPSRSKSNLSSSSAYLNLHVIIFTLVLSFSFSLLNL